In the Kitasatospora terrestris genome, one interval contains:
- a CDS encoding GMC family oxidoreductase, with protein sequence MGTSYDVVIVGGGSAGCVLAARLSEDPARRVLLVEAGPDYGPGSLPADLVEGTQGPAASHDWGLRGVGVRGAPALELPRGRVIGGSSAVNATFALRGHPADYDGWAAAGARGWAFADVLPSFVRLERDLDFGAADHHGSDGPLPIRRYAGAERSAVADAAEAAMTSLGLPPIADHNAPGAVGVAPLPVNAVDGRRISTSSAYLDPCRSRANLDVLADTLVREVVVRRGRVEGVRLDATGEVVPAGEAVVAAGAYLSPGLLLRSGIGPAAEVAALGRPVAVDLPGVGAGLVDHPAVAIDFPFVGPVGRHARFQLVGTCHSGSASGPPDLQLVAVGPYPLGAGAHGCSVFAALLKPASRGRVLVRSADAGAPPDIDLGYFDHGGDLPRLIDGLRLAEAVTRTPAWQAITAAPAAGLPAGLPDDETEIRAWVRAHTWTYHHPVGSCAMGTDPAAGAVVDPGAHVFGVQGLSVVDASIMPGIPSANTNLPTVMVAEHLAARWDRKQPDGAPPRSPA encoded by the coding sequence ATGGGCACTTCGTACGACGTGGTGATCGTCGGGGGCGGCAGCGCGGGCTGTGTGCTCGCCGCCCGGCTGAGCGAGGACCCGGCGCGGCGGGTGCTGCTCGTCGAGGCGGGGCCGGACTACGGGCCCGGGAGTCTCCCGGCCGATCTCGTGGAGGGCACGCAGGGGCCGGCGGCCTCGCACGACTGGGGCCTGCGCGGCGTGGGTGTCCGCGGCGCACCGGCCCTGGAGCTGCCGCGCGGCCGGGTGATCGGCGGCTCGTCGGCGGTCAACGCGACCTTCGCGCTGCGCGGACACCCGGCGGACTACGACGGGTGGGCCGCGGCCGGCGCGCGGGGCTGGGCGTTCGCGGACGTCCTGCCCTCCTTCGTCCGCCTCGAACGCGACCTCGACTTCGGTGCCGCCGACCACCACGGCAGCGACGGGCCGCTGCCGATCCGCCGGTACGCGGGCGCCGAGCGGTCCGCCGTCGCGGACGCGGCCGAGGCGGCGATGACCTCGCTCGGTCTCCCGCCGATCGCCGACCACAACGCGCCCGGCGCGGTCGGGGTGGCGCCGCTGCCGGTGAACGCGGTGGACGGCCGGCGGATCAGCACCTCCTCCGCCTACCTCGACCCCTGCCGGTCGCGCGCCAACCTCGACGTCCTCGCCGACACGCTCGTGCGGGAGGTCGTCGTCCGCCGCGGCCGGGTCGAAGGCGTACGGCTGGACGCCACCGGGGAGGTCGTTCCGGCCGGCGAGGCGGTCGTCGCGGCGGGTGCCTACCTGTCGCCGGGGCTGCTGCTGCGGTCCGGGATCGGTCCGGCGGCGGAGGTGGCGGCGCTCGGCCGGCCGGTCGCGGTGGACCTGCCAGGGGTGGGGGCCGGCCTCGTCGACCACCCCGCGGTCGCGATCGACTTCCCGTTCGTCGGCCCGGTCGGCCGCCACGCCCGGTTCCAGCTGGTCGGCACCTGTCACAGCGGGTCGGCCTCCGGGCCGCCGGACCTGCAACTGGTCGCGGTCGGCCCCTATCCGCTCGGCGCGGGCGCCCACGGGTGCTCGGTCTTCGCCGCGCTGCTGAAGCCGGCCTCACGCGGCCGCGTCCTGGTGCGCTCCGCCGACGCGGGCGCACCGCCCGACATCGACCTCGGCTACTTCGACCACGGCGGCGACCTGCCCCGACTGATCGACGGACTCCGACTGGCCGAGGCCGTCACCCGCACTCCGGCGTGGCAGGCGATCACCGCCGCCCCGGCGGCCGGTCTCCCCGCGGGGCTGCCCGACGACGAGACGGAGATCCGGGCCTGGGTACGGGCCCACACCTGGACCTACCACCACCCGGTCGGCTCGTGCGCGATGGGCACCGACCCCGCGGCGGGCGCCGTGGTCGACCCCGGGGCCCACGTCTTCGGCGTGCAGGGCCTGTCGGTGGTGGACGCGTCGATCATGCCCGGCATCCCGTCGGCCAACACCAACCTGCCGACCGTCATGGTCGCCGAACACCTGGCCGCCCGGTGGGACCGGAAGCAGCCGGACGGCGCCCCGCCCCGGAGTCCGGCGTGA
- a CDS encoding TerD family protein yields the protein MITLTKDDGPADLDGVTHLSIGVSWDPTAGSSGGLLGKLRQKTGTDLDLIAVAMHGSEPVRLAGLDSLDPMGNGSLVHSGDNQTGHGDGDDETVTVTLAQIPAHITSIVFIAAAYKKRSAFQNARNISFKVYDATGGSSQQVADIWPSMLTDDNGCAVAKAVRVGTGWKLQVINETGKIKQGDEKDLMRFAVSK from the coding sequence ATGATCACGCTGACGAAGGACGACGGCCCGGCCGATCTGGACGGGGTGACCCACCTGTCCATCGGAGTGTCCTGGGACCCGACCGCGGGGAGCAGCGGCGGGCTGCTGGGCAAACTCCGGCAGAAGACCGGCACCGACCTCGACCTGATCGCCGTCGCCATGCACGGCAGCGAGCCCGTGCGCCTGGCCGGGCTGGACTCCCTGGACCCCATGGGCAACGGCTCGCTGGTCCACAGCGGCGACAACCAGACCGGGCACGGGGACGGCGACGACGAGACCGTCACCGTGACGCTCGCCCAGATCCCCGCCCACATCACGTCCATCGTGTTCATCGCGGCCGCCTACAAGAAGCGCAGCGCGTTCCAGAACGCCCGCAACATCAGCTTCAAGGTGTACGACGCCACGGGCGGCAGCAGCCAGCAGGTCGCCGACATCTGGCCCAGCATGCTCACCGACGACAACGGCTGCGCCGTCGCCAAGGCGGTACGGGTGGGCACGGGTTGGAAGCTCCAGGTGATCAACGAGACGGGGAAGATCAAGCAGGGCGACGAGAAGGACCTGATGCGTTTCGCCGTCAGCAAGTAG
- a CDS encoding alpha/beta hydrolase, translating into MIPPSPTPSSAPRGVLLVHGAWHTGRAWDGVAAGLRARGVAVAVAELHRGSLAADISAAGTALDRLPGGGPAVVCGHSYGGAVITGLPPRTVGHLVYLAAMMPDLGETALGLLAGAPPTDLATSMIGGPAGTTTIDPDAAGQLFHAQLGEEERARHTAGLVPQAMAPGHQPTTRAAWHRRPSTYVVCSEDRVMHPDLQRRFAARATRALTWPSDHGVFASHEEATVELLHGLATAGHLTPDSGAGRRPAASGPTGRPGVRRP; encoded by the coding sequence ATGATCCCTCCCTCCCCAACCCCCTCCTCCGCGCCCCGAGGGGTGCTGCTGGTGCACGGCGCGTGGCACACCGGCCGCGCCTGGGACGGCGTCGCGGCCGGGCTGCGGGCCCGCGGTGTCGCCGTGGCCGTCGCCGAGCTGCACCGCGGGTCGCTGGCCGCGGACATCTCCGCGGCCGGGACGGCCCTGGACCGGCTGCCCGGGGGCGGCCCAGCCGTCGTGTGCGGCCACTCGTACGGCGGCGCCGTCATCACCGGCCTTCCGCCGCGGACGGTCGGCCATCTCGTGTACCTCGCCGCGATGATGCCCGACCTCGGCGAGACCGCCCTCGGTCTGCTCGCCGGGGCGCCGCCCACCGACCTGGCGACCAGCATGATCGGCGGTCCCGCCGGGACCACGACGATCGACCCGGATGCCGCCGGGCAGCTGTTCCACGCGCAACTCGGCGAGGAGGAACGGGCCCGCCACACCGCCGGGCTCGTCCCCCAGGCGATGGCCCCCGGCCATCAGCCGACGACCCGCGCCGCCTGGCACCGGCGGCCCAGCACGTACGTGGTCTGCTCCGAGGACCGCGTCATGCACCCGGACCTGCAACGACGGTTCGCCGCCCGCGCGACCCGCGCGCTCACCTGGCCCAGCGACCACGGGGTCTTCGCCTCGCACGAGGAGGCCACCGTCGAGCTCCTCCACGGGCTGGCCACCGCGGGCCACCTCACGCCGGACTCCGGGGCGGGGCGCCGTCCGGCTGCTTCCGGTCCCACCGGGCGGCCAGGTGTTCGGCGACCATGA
- a CDS encoding sigma-70 family RNA polymerase sigma factor: MKDTLPATGTTGGATAARPDTTPGTAPTADAPGTARAPRRPTLDQQTLAELYRLHGGYLLRAMLRATSGDRGKAEDIVQETLLRAWQNPDAIRRGPEHSRPWLFTVARRIAIDHFRMQSARPQEVAGETPEGHAGAHDPYDELVDARDMAVALAELPPHHRDVLVELHMKGRSMAEAAAVLGVPVGTVKSRSFYAVRALRPILEARGLASADH, from the coding sequence TTGAAGGACACCCTCCCCGCCACCGGGACGACCGGCGGTGCGACCGCCGCACGACCGGACACCACCCCGGGGACCGCACCGACCGCGGACGCCCCCGGCACCGCCAGGGCGCCGCGACGCCCCACCCTCGACCAGCAGACCCTGGCCGAGCTGTACCGCCTGCACGGCGGCTACCTGCTCCGCGCCATGCTCCGCGCCACCAGCGGCGACCGGGGCAAGGCCGAGGACATCGTCCAGGAGACCCTGCTGCGCGCCTGGCAGAACCCGGACGCGATCCGCCGCGGACCCGAGCACAGCCGCCCGTGGCTGTTCACGGTGGCCCGCCGGATCGCCATCGACCACTTCCGGATGCAGTCCGCCCGCCCGCAGGAGGTCGCGGGGGAGACCCCCGAGGGCCACGCCGGCGCCCACGACCCCTACGACGAGCTGGTGGACGCCCGCGACATGGCCGTCGCCCTCGCCGAACTCCCGCCCCACCACCGCGACGTCCTGGTCGAACTCCACATGAAGGGCCGCTCGATGGCCGAGGCCGCCGCCGTCCTCGGCGTCCCCGTCGGCACCGTCAAGTCCCGCAGCTTCTACGCCGTCCGGGCCCTGCGCCCCATCCTGGAGGCCCGCGGTCTCGCCTCCGCCGACCACTGA